The region TCAGGTGTCTCAACCTCAACAGACTCAACTGGCTCGAGAAGGACAGGGTTGGACTTCTTAAGAGCATCCTTAACTGCCATAGAACCAGCAATCTTGAATGCTGCCTCAGAAGAGTCGACCTCATGGTAAGAACCGTCAACAAGGGTAACCTTAATGTCGACTACTGGGTAACCAGCAATGACACCGTTCTCAAGAGCCTCGCGAATGCCCTTATCGATAGATGGGATGTACTCCTTAGGAATGACACCACCAACGATAGCGTTGACAAACTCGTAACCCTTGCCCTCTTCCTGTGGCTCAAGGTCGATAACTGCGTGGCCATACTGACCCTTACCACCGGACTGACGGACAAACTTGCCTTCAGCGTGGCTTACTGCCTTACCAGCAGTCTCACGGTAAGCAACCTGTGGCTTACCAACGTTGCAGTCAACCTTAAACTCACGACGGAGACGGTCAACAATAATCTCAAGGTGAAGCTCGCCCATACCAGCAATGATGGTCTGACCAGTCTCGTGATCAGTGTGAACCTGGAAGGTTGGATCCTCTTCAGCCAGCTTAGCAAGGCCGATGGACATCTTCTCCTGCTCAGCCTTGGTCTTAGGCTCAACAGCAACGTCGATAACAGGATCAGCGAAGCTGATGGACTCAAGGATGATTGGGTTCTTCTCGTCACAAAGAGTGTCACCAGTAGTGGTGTTCTTCAGACCAACGCATGCAACAATGTCACCCGCGGAGCACTCTTCACGGTCAACACGATCGTTTGCGTTCATCTCAAGGATGCGGCCAAAGCGCTCACGGTTGTCCTTAACGGAGTTGTAGACGTATGAACCTGCCTCTGCCTGACCAGAGTAAACACGAATGTAGGTAAGCTTACCAACATAAGGGTCAGTCATAATCTTGAATGCAAGAGCGGAGAATGGCTCCTTAACGTCTGCATGACGGACAGCCTCGTCTCCCTTAGGAGTGACGCCATCAATCTCTGGAACATCCAGAGGGCTTGGAAGGAAGTCGATAACTGCGTCAAGAAGCTCCTGGATACCCTTGTTCTTGTAAGCAGAACCAACAAAGACAGGGTTAATCTTGCCAGCAAGAACACCGGCACGAAGAGCACCCTTAAGGATATCAACGTCAATCTCTTCACCCTCGAGAACAGCCATCATGAGCTCCTCGGAGAAGTCAGATGCTGCCTCAAGAAGCTCCTCACGCTTCTCAGCTGCAACGTCAACAAACTCTGCAGGAATCTCGTCGAGTGGCTCAGGGTAAATCATGCCCTTAGCATCCTCTTTAAAGTCCCATGCAGTGTTGGTGACAAGGTCGATAAGACCCCAGAAGTTGGACTCAGCGCCCATTGGGACCTGAGCTGCAATTGCGTTTGCGCCAAGGCGGTCACGCATGGTCTGGATTGCACGGAAGAAGTCTGCGCCTACTCGGTCAAACTTGTTGATGAATGCAATACGAGGTACGCCGTACTTGGTTGCCTGACGCCAAACGGTCTCGGACTGTGGCTGAACGCCTGCAACTGCGTCGAAGACTGCAACTGCGCCGTCCAGAACACGAAGAGAACGCTCAACCTCAGCGGTAAAGTCAACGTGACCTGGGGTATCGATAATCTGAATGACATGGTCTTTCCAGAAGCAAGTAGTAGCTGCGGAAGTAATGGTTACGCCGCGCTCTTGCTCCTGAACCATCCAGTCCATAGTTGCTGCACCGTCGTGGACCTCACCAATCTTGTGGGTCTTACCGGTGTAGTAAAGAATACGCTCCGTAGTGGTGGTCTTACCAGCATCGATGTGAGCCATGATGCCGATGTTACGGAGGTCTTTAAGATTGTACTTAGTCTTAGCCATTTGTTTGCTACTCCTGAATTCCGACTAGAAGCGGTAGTGGGAGAAGGCGCGGTTGGCCTCAGCCATCTTGTACAGGTCCTCGCGGCGCTTGACGGATGCACCTACGCCATTAGTTGCGTCGATGATCTCGTTTGCAAGACGCTCTGCCATGGTCTTCTCTTTACGGCTACGGCTGAAAGTGACCATCCAGCGAATAGCAAGAGTAGTTGCACGGCGGGAGTTAACCTCCATTGGGACCTGATAAGTAGCGCCACCAACACGCTTAGGCTTAACCTCAAGTGTTGGGCGAATGTTATCCATAGCCTTCTTGAAGACAGTGAGGGCATCCTCGCCAGTCTTCTCTGCAACGATGTCAAATGCACCGTAGACAATACGCTCTGCGGTTGCTTTCTTACCGTCGAGAAGGACCTTGTTAATGAGCTGGGTTACCAGACGATTGTTGTAGACGGCGTCAGGCATAACCTCACGACGTACTGCTGCTGCGCGACGCGGCATATTAATCTCCTAAGAACTAGTTCGAGTAGTGGACGTGATTACTTAGCACGCTTAGTGCCGTAACGAGAACGGCCCTGAGCACGATTCTGAACTGCTGCGCAGTCGAATGCACCGCGAACAACCTTATAACGAACACCAGGAAGGTCACGGACACGGCCGCCACGAACCAGAACAATGGAGTGCTCCTGGAGGTTGTGGCCCTCACCAGGAATGTAAGCGGTTACCTCAATGCCATTAACAAGACGAACACGAGCAACCTTACGGAGTGCTGAGTTAGGCTTCTTTGGCGTTGTGGTGAAAACGCGGGTGCAAACACCGCGCTTCTGTGGGTTGTGCTGAAGAGCGGCGTTCTTGGACTTTGACTTGACGCTCACGCGGCCCTTACGTACGAGCTGGTTAATAGTAGGCAAGATCTTCTCCTTCTTATACCTATCTACCTGCAGTTTTACATATTCGAAAGGCGACACAGCACTGTCCCCTTGGAATTACGCAAGGAAGAACTTTACGCCGACAACAACCACATGTCAACAAGCCACTGTTCCGGGCGTATCTATATACAGAAAAAACACTTTTTCATTGGCGAGAAATACTTCTTATCGGACAACCTGCAGTCCGTCTTCTCCCTTTTCTGTAGTTTTCAAAATCTACTACAAATTCGTTCTTTTGCAGAGCTGCAGAAACCATTCGAACTGATGAAATTTTGTAAAACCAACGGAACTGTGCCAGGTATGGTAACGCAGAAACTAAATTGATACATTTTTTTGGCAGTACTAGTAATTTAACTTAGCCCAAAATAACCTCAAGCTCAAAGACAATCTTCCCGTCTTCAAACCAAAACATGTCACATGAACGTGTACCCGCATCGCTTACAAGCATAGCGGCAAGGCATGAATTATCGGCTCCTGTGTACAGGCCTTCGCAGCTAAACGTTGCATTACTCCCCCTGTACGCCGAACGAATACAGTTCATATAGGCGCACTTGCCTTTGATTATCTTAGTTTGCCCAGCTTCTCGAAGTTCCCAAACAACATCCTTGGCAAGAAATGTCTCGTATGTTTCCCAATCGCGCATATTTTCCGCTTGGAAGAACTGAGCGAGAAGTTCTTCATTGTCAGAAGAAAATACCGCACCGTTATCGAGAAGTTCCTTAGTGCTGGATACTTCAGATACATCTGAGACTAACTTCAAAACGGCAATCAATTCTTCGCCGTCCTTCTCGCCCGTCTCAACAAATCCAAACGAACGATAGAGATCCCGAGCAACTTTATTTTCAGGCTCATAAGAAAGCCAACAATACTCTGCTTTTCCACAAGGAAAAGTGTGTATAAACTCCAACGCAAGGTTGAGCGCTTCTTTACCGTATCCCCTACCTTGATACTTTATATCAATCATCAAGCGTCGGAGATCGTAGTTATTTTGAGCTATTGCTGGAGCGTCATCCCAGCTGCTGTCTGTACCAAAACCAATCATTAAAAAACCTACCGGAACATCATCTTTGTATATACCAAAGGGAAAGATCTGTCCGTTTTCTGTCTTAGAAATATAGGCTTCGATAAGACTTACATCATTGCCGGCAACATAACTTTGCTGCTCTTTGGACACCTTAAGCTTAAGGATGTCCCATACATTTCTTCCGTCTATGCGCTGAAGACTTAACATACGGTATCAATCAAAAAATTCATTGCTCGTTGAAAATCAAGGCACCAAAAACTTCTAATGTTTTAGTGCTGATGTGCAGCATGAGCAAGGCCGACGCTAATAAGTGTAATGACATGATCGTCAGCAAGAGAATAAATGACGCGACGACCATCTCTTTTTGCGGTTACCAGACCACGATCACGCAAGAGACGGAGCTG is a window of Lancefieldella parvula DSM 20469 DNA encoding:
- the fusA gene encoding elongation factor G — encoded protein: MAKTKYNLKDLRNIGIMAHIDAGKTTTTERILYYTGKTHKIGEVHDGAATMDWMVQEQERGVTITSAATTCFWKDHVIQIIDTPGHVDFTAEVERSLRVLDGAVAVFDAVAGVQPQSETVWRQATKYGVPRIAFINKFDRVGADFFRAIQTMRDRLGANAIAAQVPMGAESNFWGLIDLVTNTAWDFKEDAKGMIYPEPLDEIPAEFVDVAAEKREELLEAASDFSEELMMAVLEGEEIDVDILKGALRAGVLAGKINPVFVGSAYKNKGIQELLDAVIDFLPSPLDVPEIDGVTPKGDEAVRHADVKEPFSALAFKIMTDPYVGKLTYIRVYSGQAEAGSYVYNSVKDNRERFGRILEMNANDRVDREECSAGDIVACVGLKNTTTGDTLCDEKNPIILESISFADPVIDVAVEPKTKAEQEKMSIGLAKLAEEDPTFQVHTDHETGQTIIAGMGELHLEIIVDRLRREFKVDCNVGKPQVAYRETAGKAVSHAEGKFVRQSGGKGQYGHAVIDLEPQEEGKGYEFVNAIVGGVIPKEYIPSIDKGIREALENGVIAGYPVVDIKVTLVDGSYHEVDSSEAAFKIAGSMAVKDALKKSNPVLLEPVESVEVETPEQYMGDVMGNLSSRRGKIEGMDDRQDAKVIRAKVPLGEMFGYATDLRSQTQGRASYTMQFDSYEPVPNAVREEIVAKNGGSAS
- the rpsG gene encoding 30S ribosomal protein S7, which gives rise to MPRRAAAVRREVMPDAVYNNRLVTQLINKVLLDGKKATAERIVYGAFDIVAEKTGEDALTVFKKAMDNIRPTLEVKPKRVGGATYQVPMEVNSRRATTLAIRWMVTFSRSRKEKTMAERLANEIIDATNGVGASVKRREDLYKMAEANRAFSHYRF
- the rpsL gene encoding 30S ribosomal protein S12; protein product: MPTINQLVRKGRVSVKSKSKNAALQHNPQKRGVCTRVFTTTPKKPNSALRKVARVRLVNGIEVTAYIPGEGHNLQEHSIVLVRGGRVRDLPGVRYKVVRGAFDCAAVQNRAQGRSRYGTKRAK
- a CDS encoding GNAT family N-acetyltransferase; translated protein: MLSLQRIDGRNVWDILKLKVSKEQQSYVAGNDVSLIEAYISKTENGQIFPFGIYKDDVPVGFLMIGFGTDSSWDDAPAIAQNNYDLRRLMIDIKYQGRGYGKEALNLALEFIHTFPCGKAEYCWLSYEPENKVARDLYRSFGFVETGEKDGEELIAVLKLVSDVSEVSSTKELLDNGAVFSSDNEELLAQFFQAENMRDWETYETFLAKDVVWELREAGQTKIIKGKCAYMNCIRSAYRGSNATFSCEGLYTGADNSCLAAMLVSDAGTRSCDMFWFEDGKIVFELEVILG